Below is a window of Plasmodium gaboni strain SY75 chromosome 6, whole genome shotgun sequence DNA.
ATTGAAAGTAATTTGTCCTCTTATATATTTGGTGGTATATATGCCCAGTATACTAGAAAAAGGACGAGGTTAGTAAGAGCAGAAATTTATAGAAGAATGCTTATATATGCTTtagatgaagaaaatagaagaaaacaaaaattacaaaaaagaagggaaaaagaaaaatggggtacttttaaaattaatagGAATAAAGGAGAAAACGCATTTATGTCTTTACCTTCTAATCATCCGTTGAGTCAAAAATGAAagtataaaatatattatttatgtgattttattattattattattatgtttttataatataatggAAGCAAACaataaagaaattaatattatacatatatatatatatataatatattaattgaataattatatgaagatataatatatgtgctaatataaaaattagtaagttatattaatacataaatataattatgtaaatatatatatatattaaaagtttacgaaaaaaaaaaaaaaaaaaaaagggtaacaaattaaaaaaggtcatttaaaaaaaataattttttttttgtatttcacacatatatatatatatatatatatatatataatatatattatttttttctaagagaaatatataatgttacacataatataaacttttaaatatttataaataaatgcatatttcattttttttttttttttgtttttttatatgcACTATTTTTTACACgtttaataatatgaaaataatacattaaaatttgttcattttcttattatttattatttattcttcttcttattattattattattttattttattttatttttatgtttgaaaacatttatcatatttatttgttgaGGAACAACATTTATATCCCCATTTTTTGGTATGTTTATCATAATAGCTACCAAAAACTGATGAGTgatcaaataaatatatatcttctTCATATTTACTAGGTactttaatattttttttcatatttttattatttaattgtTCGATTGGTTTATATTCTGTATATACTTCTGATTGTAGAAGTTCTTCTTGATTAGTTTGTTGTTCTTGAAAATTTTGacatttatatgttttaagAATATCttcttgttttttttttataatttttttttttttttctaaatattctttatacATTAATTCTAGTTGAGTTGGTTGAGCATTAAAGTGTACATTTTCTCCTCTTTTATAACTTTCCCATGCAAAAatttctaatttttttgattcGATTGCATCATctgtattattataataattttcacctttataataattatcatcatcatttaGATGTTTTCTAATATTAGCAAAAGGATCTTCTCTCATACTTCTACTTTTTGGATCATAAAAAGCTGAATTTAAACTtagattatataaatattttgcTGTATCTTCTCTTATTCTTAAATTTCTAGCTATGtttctatttttttcatttttattaattgtATTAATTGTAGAGTTCTGGGTGTCCATAGTATCAGCTTTCAgtttattatcttcattgAATGATTCATCTAAATTTTCGCTTTCACTGCTGGatttttcatcatcatcattattatcatcatcattatcatcattattatcatcattatcattattatcatcatttttgttattgccatgaattttttttttctttattgATTTTTTCTCATATTGTTTCTTTAAGTCTTCTgcttttcttttttttttctcctCAACAATCTTttcatattctttataaatataatcaaAATTATTCACATTGTAACCAACCCATCTATCTCTATTTCCATCATATCCTAAATCTTGTGTAACACAAATAAAATCTTCATTATCatatttcataaaattaacctttttttttctagTTCTTTCTAAACAATCTTTTTCTTTGTGTGCTACACTTCCACAGTTCTTACAAAATTCTTGACCcttgttattatttaaaaaaagtttTTTGTTCCGTTCTtcttctatttttattttatcagATCCTTTATATCTTTGATGTTTCAGTCCTacaaaaacaaataaatcaaaacaaaaaaaaaaatatataaatgtaaatatatatatatatatatgtgacATATTCaatacaatatattatacacATACTTTTAAGtgcatatattttatttcctCTTACCCGGTTTTGTTTGATTTAAGTACCATGGCGCcttaataatatattgtgGCATATGAGGGTTTATATCATTGCCTTCTTCATCTTTTAAAGCTTCCACCTTGCctattaaaaaaaataaaataaataaataaatacatatatatatatatatatatatataaactaaccaatttaaatatacaacatatatattatcattctgtgtatattcttttatttttttgtttataatattttccCTACCAGCTTTCCTGGCCTCGTTCAATTCTAActccttttttttctcttctCGAGTGGCATTTTTGCtattcattttttcattttctattttttacatatttagctcatatttatatataatataaatgtatcacaatttttatatataagaaaatacaaatatataactatatatataaattaataattaaatgaaaaaaaaaagagtaacatcataattttataaaatatatattatatataattattgttattctcaattattaaaaaaaaaaaaaaaaaatatatatatatatataatgaatgaataaataaataaatatatatatatatatatatttagaaatattaatatttattcatatttactataacatataaatatatacataattttaGTAAATCATTTTGAAATGTTTattgaattatttattatactactattattttattatatatatattataatttttcatttatattttaaaataatatatatatattttttaccattctacatttatatatatatatatatattacaaagTCAACTACTTCAATtgagaataaaaaaaaaaaaaaaaaaaggaaattCTTTCacattttaaatatgaagaaaaaaaaaataaaagttatatttattccttattttattgtattttattttataaaataagtTTATTTcatgaatatattattatgtgaatataaatttggtaaattttattttaaaaaaaagaagaagaaaaatatttatataaaaaaaagttttaattattaagtttaaataaaaaacattaatcataataaatatataatcttTTATAACGTTTAAATGgaaacataaaaaaaaataataataaaaaatataaaataaaacaacgtagattttattaaatttataagaaaaaatttactatatatatattatatatacatatgatTGTATAAGATTTCAAGGAAGGggtaaaatataaaaaataattatttcttcCTTTATTTGAGAACAgtaatttaaaataaatatatccacatattcttatatatatatatatatatatatttatatttattttttaaaaatttttgaAAAGTAAATAACCAGAAAgtatttatttcattt
It encodes the following:
- a CDS encoding putative pre-mRNA-splicing factor SLU7, with the translated sequence MNSKNATREEKKKELELNEARKAGKVEALKDEEGNDINPHMPQYIIKAPWYLNQTKPGLKHQRYKGSDKIKIEEERNKKLFLNNNKGQEFCKNCGSVAHKEKDCLERTRKKKVNFMKYDNEDFICVTQDLGYDGNRDRWVGYNVNNFDYIYKEYEKIVEEKKKRKAEDLKKQYEKKSIKKKKIHGNNKNDDNNDNDDNNDDNDDDNNDDDEKSSSESENLDESFNEDNKLKADTMDTQNSTINTINKNEKNRNIARNLRIREDTAKYLYNLSLNSAFYDPKSRSMREDPFANIRKHLNDDDNYYKGENYYNNTDDAIESKKLEIFAWESYKRGENVHFNAQPTQLELMYKEYLEKKKKIIKKKQEDILKTYKCQNFQEQQTNQEELLQSEVYTEYKPIEQLNNKNMKKNIKVPSKYEEDIYLFDHSSVFGSYYDKHTKKWGYKCCSSTNKYDKCFQT